The Prosthecobacter algae genome has a segment encoding these proteins:
- a CDS encoding creatininase family protein: MNAPRPWMIAETNWQQVKDTRYEVAVLPWGATEAHNWHLPYATDSLQNEAMCAEAGRIAWETGAKVAILPNIPFGVQTGQLDIPFCINMNPSTQMAVLEDIIASLEGVGVPKFVLFNGHGGNDFRQMLRELQARHPRIFLSVVNWFGISSGKDIFTIVGDHADERETSLLLHLHPDLVLPKDQWGPGTDNLWKITAMREKWAWAPRAWTQATNDTGSGDPQHATAEKGARYFERLTNQFASYLVDLAAADPTALYQPAL; this comes from the coding sequence ATGAACGCACCCCGCCCCTGGATGATCGCTGAAACGAACTGGCAGCAGGTCAAAGACACCCGCTACGAAGTCGCCGTGCTGCCCTGGGGAGCCACCGAGGCGCACAACTGGCACCTGCCCTACGCCACAGACAGCCTGCAAAACGAGGCCATGTGCGCCGAGGCAGGCCGCATCGCCTGGGAAACTGGGGCCAAAGTGGCCATCCTGCCCAACATCCCCTTTGGCGTGCAGACGGGCCAGCTCGACATCCCCTTTTGCATCAACATGAACCCCAGCACGCAGATGGCCGTGCTGGAGGACATCATCGCTTCTCTGGAAGGCGTGGGCGTGCCGAAGTTCGTCCTCTTCAATGGCCATGGAGGCAATGACTTCCGCCAGATGCTGCGGGAGCTGCAGGCCCGCCACCCGCGCATTTTCCTCTCGGTGGTGAATTGGTTCGGCATCAGCAGCGGCAAGGACATCTTCACCATCGTGGGTGATCATGCCGATGAACGCGAAACCAGCCTGCTGCTGCATCTGCACCCCGACCTGGTTTTGCCCAAAGATCAATGGGGACCAGGCACGGACAACCTATGGAAAATCACGGCCATGCGGGAGAAATGGGCCTGGGCACCACGCGCCTGGACTCAGGCCACAAATGACACAGGATCGGGCGATCCCCAGCACGCCACGGCGGAAAAGGGAGCGCGTTATTTTGAGCGGCTCACCAACCAGTTTGCCAGCTATCTGGTGGATCTGGCAGCAGCAGATCCCACTGCGTTGTATCAGCCCGCGCTCTAA
- the rlmN gene encoding 23S rRNA (adenine(2503)-C(2))-methyltransferase RlmN, which produces MTAAPLKSAAPLSLLGLTPPEITSLMAELGEPAFRAKQVIDWTFAKRAVSIEAMSNLSKGLRQTLTEKFVTRTMTIATVTGSKDTTRKFLLKLHDGRFVETVLIPANPALYGEASDRHTLCVSSQVGCAYDCKFCASGLAGFTRNLTTSEIVEQIVQVEAYSGERMDNLVFMGMGEPLSNYSNVIKAIEILNAEWGIGIGARHMTVSTSGLAPQIKRLADFPLQIRLAISLHGASDEVRNKIMPVNEKYNLDELFEALSYWRSKRKQHITFEYILIKDVNDGLDQAHRLAKRAKGLDAKVNLIPYNTVEGLPWVRPSEPHQDEFRDVLLNAGVKATLRREKGHDIAAACGQLRLRQETELGIIDSPIPEKRITINAGA; this is translated from the coding sequence TTGACCGCTGCCCCTCTCAAATCTGCCGCTCCCCTGTCCCTCCTCGGCCTGACGCCGCCGGAGATCACCTCCCTCATGGCTGAACTGGGCGAGCCCGCCTTCCGCGCCAAGCAGGTGATTGACTGGACCTTTGCCAAACGGGCCGTGAGCATCGAGGCGATGTCGAACCTGTCCAAGGGCCTCCGCCAGACGCTGACGGAGAAGTTTGTCACCCGGACGATGACCATCGCGACCGTGACCGGCTCCAAGGACACCACGCGCAAATTCCTGCTGAAGCTACACGATGGACGTTTTGTCGAAACCGTGCTCATCCCGGCCAATCCGGCGCTGTATGGCGAGGCCTCAGACCGCCATACGCTCTGCGTTTCCAGCCAAGTGGGCTGCGCCTACGACTGCAAATTTTGCGCCAGTGGTTTGGCCGGTTTCACCCGAAACCTGACCACCTCCGAGATCGTGGAGCAGATCGTCCAGGTAGAAGCCTACAGCGGAGAGCGGATGGATAATCTGGTCTTCATGGGCATGGGCGAGCCGCTTTCCAATTACAGCAACGTCATCAAAGCGATCGAGATCCTCAATGCTGAATGGGGCATCGGCATCGGTGCGCGGCACATGACGGTGAGCACCAGCGGCCTGGCCCCGCAGATCAAACGATTGGCCGATTTCCCCCTGCAAATCCGTCTCGCCATCTCCCTGCACGGGGCCAGTGACGAAGTGCGAAACAAGATCATGCCGGTGAATGAGAAGTACAACCTCGATGAACTCTTCGAGGCCCTGTCTTACTGGCGGTCCAAGCGCAAGCAGCACATCACCTTTGAATACATCCTCATCAAGGATGTGAACGATGGCCTGGACCAAGCACATCGTCTGGCTAAACGGGCCAAAGGGCTGGATGCCAAAGTGAACCTCATCCCTTACAATACTGTGGAGGGGCTTCCCTGGGTGCGCCCCAGCGAGCCGCATCAGGATGAGTTCCGCGATGTGCTGCTGAATGCCGGGGTGAAGGCCACGCTGCGCCGGGAAAAGGGGCATGACATCGCCGCTGCCTGTGGCCAGCTACGCCTGCGCCAGGAGACGGAACTGGGCATCATTGATTCTCCGATCCCTGAGAAGCGCATCACCATCAATGCTGGGGCTTGA
- a CDS encoding DUF4412 domain-containing protein produces the protein MKKSLLLLAVSLAAIQTSFADWVVIQKATTDGQTQEVSIKIKGDKTRMDVGQQMSVVADGAAGNMVMLMHAQKMMMKMDAESLKAMMAMAGGAMGGNKPAEKPVATGQKEKVGAYDCEVYTWSGQIGSGKFWVANDFPGYQELNAAQDKLMKAMGNPAAALSPQASDFPGMVIKSEMTMMGKSTVSELVSAKEEKVEDSAFALPEGYQEMKMPAVPGK, from the coding sequence ATGAAAAAATCTCTTCTACTTCTCGCCGTTTCTTTGGCTGCCATTCAGACGTCTTTCGCCGATTGGGTGGTGATTCAAAAAGCCACGACTGATGGGCAGACACAAGAAGTGAGCATCAAGATCAAAGGGGACAAAACACGCATGGACGTGGGCCAGCAGATGAGCGTGGTCGCTGACGGTGCCGCTGGTAACATGGTGATGCTGATGCATGCCCAGAAAATGATGATGAAGATGGATGCAGAATCACTCAAGGCGATGATGGCCATGGCTGGAGGTGCGATGGGCGGCAACAAGCCTGCGGAGAAGCCGGTGGCCACTGGTCAGAAGGAAAAAGTGGGTGCCTACGATTGTGAAGTTTACACTTGGAGCGGCCAGATCGGCAGCGGCAAATTTTGGGTGGCCAACGACTTTCCTGGGTACCAGGAACTGAATGCTGCCCAGGACAAACTGATGAAGGCCATGGGCAACCCTGCCGCTGCCCTTTCCCCTCAGGCCAGCGATTTTCCTGGCATGGTGATCAAATCTGAAATGACCATGATGGGCAAGTCCACTGTGTCTGAGCTGGTCTCCGCCAAGGAAGAAAAGGTGGAAGACAGCGCCTTTGCCCTGCCTGAAGGTTATCAGGAAATGAAGATGCCAGCCGTCCCCGGCAAATAA
- a CDS encoding DUF72 domain-containing protein, with protein sequence MFTPAGPTLPHAALKTALHLLAEQNIFIGTSSWKYPGWKGLLYEEERYLYRGKFAESRFERECLEEYAQVFRTVCVDAGYYKFPSPKYIADLCAQVPEGFKFSFKVTDEITARTFPKLPRYGERGGQRNPHFLNAELFRSAFLASCEPHHEKMGVLMFEFSHFHPRDFQRGRDFVDLLDGFFSQLPKGWQYGVEVRNRSMLHPDYFAMLRSHGVTHVLNNWTHMPSVAEQLEIPGSLTSDEFVAALFLLKPGRTYEQAVQTFQPYQSTKEINEEARQAASAIIEMRRADAARSKTKPSFLFVNNRLEGNSLLTIIAVLDRLGLASEALRKAGPSKSGV encoded by the coding sequence ATGTTCACCCCTGCCGGTCCCACTCTACCCCATGCGGCTTTAAAAACTGCCCTGCATCTCTTGGCAGAGCAGAATATTTTCATCGGCACTTCTTCCTGGAAATATCCGGGCTGGAAGGGACTGCTCTATGAGGAGGAGCGGTATCTATACCGAGGTAAATTTGCCGAAAGTCGCTTTGAGCGCGAGTGCCTGGAGGAGTATGCGCAGGTCTTCCGCACGGTCTGTGTGGATGCAGGTTATTACAAATTTCCTTCGCCCAAGTACATCGCCGATCTCTGTGCTCAGGTGCCTGAGGGGTTTAAATTTTCCTTCAAGGTGACGGATGAGATCACCGCGCGCACCTTCCCCAAACTGCCGCGTTATGGTGAACGCGGAGGCCAGCGAAATCCGCATTTTCTAAATGCCGAGCTGTTCCGCAGCGCCTTCCTCGCCTCGTGCGAGCCGCATCATGAAAAGATGGGCGTGCTCATGTTTGAGTTCAGTCATTTCCACCCGCGTGATTTCCAGCGTGGGCGGGACTTTGTGGATCTGCTGGATGGCTTCTTCTCTCAGTTGCCCAAAGGTTGGCAATATGGCGTGGAGGTGCGCAATCGTTCCATGCTGCATCCGGACTACTTTGCCATGCTGCGCAGCCATGGCGTGACCCATGTCCTGAATAACTGGACGCACATGCCGAGCGTGGCGGAGCAGTTGGAGATCCCGGGTAGCCTAACCAGTGATGAATTTGTCGCAGCGCTGTTCCTGCTGAAGCCGGGCCGCACCTATGAGCAGGCGGTGCAGACCTTTCAGCCCTATCAGTCCACCAAAGAGATCAATGAAGAGGCGCGCCAAGCGGCGTCGGCCATCATCGAAATGCGCCGGGCGGATGCGGCACGGAGCAAGACGAAGCCTTCGTTTTTGTTTGTGAACAATCGGCTGGAAGGAAATTCCCTGCTCACCATCATCGCGGTGCTGGATCGGTTAGGTTTAGCGAGTGAGGCGCTACGGAAAGCAGGCCCATCCAAATCGGGTGTTTGA
- a CDS encoding sulfatase-like hydrolase/transferase codes for MRRLFFLALFCLSALSGLHAAPPPNIVFILSDDHSYPFLGCYGRPEMKTPHLDQFAAEGMKFHRMFTGAPQCVPSRATFLTGRSPVACRITRFSSPLPRDEITYPEILKKEAGYFVGVLGRSYHLDGSGRSPEASARVFEANQLQTFKERFDYVDSTGQNTIPETMKAFFDQRPKDKPYYLWVNFSDPHHPWDTGTNAPDPAKLTVPGSLPDLPGVRADLSRYESEIEHMDTDFKRVLDIVKERAGLDNTLIVFTGDNGMAFPSGKGSLHDPGLNVPLIVWWPGTIQPGSESRALISGEDVAPTCLEAAGLPVPNRISGKSFLRLLRGQPFQPRQHIFAERGPHGSSTFNEGVSAASVDYSRAVRSDRYKLIYNVTPSHRYSPVDSAGDPSWQDIVKAHEGKQLDSAFETLWFTSPRAVYELYDLDTDPSELRNLAGQPDMKDIEQQLKEALQEKMILDYDYLPLPIAGTPKKKAAEKNQAAKNDPNREKQFAQKDRDKDGVLSWDEFRQGRSAADAEGWFKARDQDANGSLSREEFITAKVPNPPKK; via the coding sequence ATGCGCCGTCTTTTCTTCCTCGCTCTGTTTTGCCTTTCAGCCCTCTCAGGACTGCACGCCGCACCGCCGCCGAACATTGTCTTCATCCTCAGCGATGACCACAGTTACCCATTTCTAGGCTGCTATGGGCGGCCGGAAATGAAGACTCCGCACTTGGATCAATTCGCCGCGGAGGGCATGAAGTTCCACCGCATGTTCACCGGGGCCCCGCAGTGTGTGCCCTCACGGGCCACCTTCCTCACCGGGCGCTCTCCGGTGGCCTGCCGCATCACGCGATTCAGCTCGCCCCTGCCTCGCGATGAAATCACCTACCCGGAGATCCTGAAAAAGGAGGCCGGGTATTTCGTGGGTGTCCTGGGCCGCAGTTATCATCTGGATGGTTCTGGCCGCAGCCCCGAGGCCAGCGCGCGGGTGTTTGAGGCCAACCAACTCCAGACTTTCAAAGAACGCTTCGACTACGTGGACTCGACTGGCCAGAACACCATCCCGGAGACGATGAAGGCCTTTTTTGATCAACGTCCCAAAGACAAGCCCTACTACCTCTGGGTCAATTTCAGCGATCCCCATCACCCCTGGGACACGGGCACCAACGCGCCCGATCCTGCCAAGCTCACCGTACCCGGCAGCCTGCCAGACCTGCCCGGAGTGCGGGCTGACCTGTCCCGCTACGAGAGCGAGATCGAGCACATGGACACCGACTTCAAACGCGTGCTGGACATCGTCAAAGAACGCGCCGGATTGGATAACACGCTCATCGTTTTCACGGGTGACAACGGCATGGCCTTCCCCAGTGGCAAAGGCAGCCTGCATGACCCGGGCCTGAATGTCCCCCTCATCGTCTGGTGGCCTGGCACCATCCAGCCCGGCAGCGAATCCCGCGCTCTCATCTCCGGTGAAGACGTGGCCCCCACCTGCCTGGAGGCCGCTGGCCTGCCTGTGCCTAACCGCATCAGTGGCAAAAGTTTCCTCCGCCTGCTGCGCGGCCAGCCTTTCCAACCACGCCAGCACATCTTTGCCGAACGCGGCCCTCATGGCAGCAGCACCTTCAATGAAGGCGTCTCAGCAGCGAGCGTGGACTACAGCCGTGCCGTGCGCAGCGACCGCTACAAACTCATCTACAACGTCACCCCCAGCCACCGCTACTCCCCCGTGGACAGCGCCGGGGACCCGAGCTGGCAAGACATCGTGAAAGCTCACGAGGGGAAGCAACTCGACAGCGCTTTTGAAACCCTCTGGTTCACCAGCCCACGCGCCGTCTATGAACTTTACGACCTGGACACCGACCCCAGTGAACTGCGCAATCTCGCGGGTCAGCCCGACATGAAGGACATCGAGCAGCAGCTCAAAGAAGCCCTTCAGGAAAAGATGATCCTGGACTACGATTACCTCCCCCTGCCCATCGCAGGCACGCCGAAAAAGAAAGCCGCTGAGAAGAATCAAGCCGCAAAGAATGATCCCAACCGCGAGAAACAATTCGCCCAAAAAGACAGGGACAAAGATGGGGTGCTGAGCTGGGACGAATTCCGCCAAGGGCGCAGTGCCGCGGACGCGGAAGGTTGGTTCAAAGCCCGTGACCAAGATGCCAACGGCAGCCTCAGCCGCGAAGAATTCATCACCGCCAAAGTGCCCAATCCGCCCAAGAAATAA
- a CDS encoding sulfatase: protein MKSFLLTLFASLALLSTCANAADRPNVLFIIFDDWGWRDAGAYGSTWVKTPNFDRIAKEGILFKNAYTSNPKCSPCRASILTGRNTWQLEEASCHNGIFPPKFAVYPDLVQAAGYSLGLTGKGWGPGDFKLNGRTQNPAGPSFDEHTVAPPAKGMGKNDYGKNFEAFMSQRERGKPFCFWMGFQEPHRAYEPDSGVRMGKKLEDVVVPPYFPDTSIVRGDLADYAIEVEYADAYIGKALATLEAAGELDNTLIVVTSDHGMPFPYVKGQIHEDGFHLPLAMRWGKGIQPGRVVEDFINVRDFAPTFLELAGVKPHEQMTGKSLVNILRSPKSGFIEDRKIMLAGKERHDLGRPNDWGYPVRAIRTPEYLYVHNFHPERWPACNPETDFGNCDPSPTKELIKALGGTYYEMAFGKRPADELYRLSDDPSGIRNLANDLAFTPVLNELRDKMMSLLKEEGDPRALGNGAIFDTYQYLASRKKGYDTWLKAQDTALAESIKAKAVEVNDKHRARPPKVKPVP from the coding sequence ATGAAAAGCTTTCTCCTCACCTTGTTCGCCTCTCTGGCGCTGCTCAGCACGTGCGCCAATGCAGCAGATCGGCCTAACGTATTGTTTATCATCTTTGATGACTGGGGCTGGCGTGATGCTGGAGCTTATGGCTCCACCTGGGTCAAGACACCGAACTTTGACCGCATCGCCAAAGAAGGCATCCTTTTCAAAAACGCCTACACCTCAAATCCCAAATGCAGCCCCTGCCGCGCCAGCATCCTGACCGGGCGCAATACCTGGCAGCTCGAGGAAGCCTCCTGCCACAACGGCATCTTCCCTCCCAAGTTCGCCGTGTATCCCGATCTCGTCCAGGCGGCTGGTTACAGCCTCGGCCTCACCGGCAAAGGCTGGGGCCCGGGTGATTTTAAACTCAATGGCCGCACTCAAAACCCTGCCGGACCCAGCTTCGACGAACACACCGTCGCCCCTCCTGCCAAAGGCATGGGTAAGAACGACTACGGCAAGAACTTCGAAGCCTTCATGAGCCAACGTGAAAGGGGCAAGCCTTTCTGCTTCTGGATGGGTTTTCAGGAGCCTCACCGTGCCTACGAACCGGACTCGGGAGTACGAATGGGTAAGAAACTGGAAGACGTGGTGGTGCCACCTTATTTCCCAGACACCTCCATCGTACGCGGTGACCTGGCCGATTACGCTATCGAAGTGGAATACGCCGATGCCTACATCGGCAAAGCCCTAGCCACCCTGGAGGCAGCAGGTGAACTGGACAACACCCTCATTGTGGTCACGTCCGATCACGGCATGCCCTTCCCCTACGTCAAAGGCCAGATCCACGAAGATGGATTCCACCTGCCGCTGGCCATGCGCTGGGGCAAAGGCATCCAGCCTGGGCGGGTGGTGGAGGACTTTATCAACGTGCGCGATTTTGCCCCCACGTTCCTCGAACTGGCCGGAGTGAAACCGCATGAACAGATGACGGGCAAGAGCCTCGTCAACATCCTCCGCTCGCCCAAGTCAGGCTTCATCGAAGATCGCAAAATCATGCTCGCGGGCAAAGAGCGGCACGACCTCGGGCGGCCTAACGACTGGGGTTATCCCGTGCGCGCCATCCGCACTCCCGAGTACCTTTACGTGCATAACTTCCACCCCGAACGCTGGCCCGCCTGCAATCCCGAAACCGACTTTGGCAACTGCGATCCCAGTCCCACGAAGGAACTCATCAAAGCTCTCGGTGGAACCTATTATGAAATGGCCTTTGGCAAACGCCCCGCCGATGAACTTTACCGCCTCAGCGATGACCCCTCCGGCATTCGCAACCTCGCCAACGACCTCGCTTTCACCCCGGTGCTGAATGAACTGCGCGATAAGATGATGAGCCTGCTCAAAGAAGAAGGCGATCCCCGCGCTCTCGGCAACGGAGCCATCTTTGATACCTATCAATACCTCGCCAGCCGCAAAAAGGGCTACGACACCTGGCTCAAAGCCCAAGACACCGCCCTGGCGGAATCCATCAAGGCCAAAGCCGTCGAAGTGAATGACAAACACCGCGCGCGTCCGCCGAAGGTGAAGCCCGTGCCGTGA
- a CDS encoding BlaI/MecI/CopY family transcriptional regulator has translation MPAPDISDSEWSVMEALWERAPQTASEVTRTLKPTMKWAENTVRTLLTRLVEKGALKTDANTSGTRTYLPAVKREACVRAESDSFLQRVFQGAAKPLLIHFAQNSKLTPEEVKELKKLLDQSLDR, from the coding sequence ATGCCAGCCCCTGACATCTCCGATTCCGAATGGTCCGTCATGGAAGCCCTCTGGGAGCGTGCTCCCCAGACCGCTTCCGAAGTCACACGCACTCTCAAGCCCACGATGAAATGGGCAGAAAACACGGTGCGCACTCTGCTCACCCGCCTTGTGGAGAAAGGCGCGCTGAAGACGGATGCTAACACCAGCGGCACCCGCACCTACCTGCCCGCTGTGAAGCGCGAGGCCTGCGTGCGGGCGGAGAGTGACTCCTTCCTCCAGCGTGTCTTCCAGGGCGCTGCCAAGCCCCTGCTCATCCACTTTGCCCAGAACAGCAAACTCACCCCTGAAGAGGTGAAGGAGCTCAAAAAACTGCTCGACCAATCACTCGACCGCTAA
- a CDS encoding M56 family metallopeptidase, protein MNLSAQLFEWVLATSLRASLLTGAVLLIQAALHRYLTPRWRYALWLPVLATLLMPSLLESRWSAETLLSSTAEESVIPPAAQPLPIVMEMDALAVTIPPVAAKPFDWQFALTTTWAVGCGALLICGTVSLWLTLRRYRCSAIPAPADLLHEIEQLAAEMHLNRLPRVLVSPRVSSPATTGVWRPTLMLPSRLGDQFTPAEIRLILKHELMHLKRGDLPMNLLLCGLMAVHWFNPLLWLAFFKARTDREAACDAQVLTHGSKECRLHYGHALLKMESAFGPHGLSLGFVGIFQRGAALRTRIQAIARFQRSHPLMRMLVVSAMAVLTFLGSTRAQTPQGTTDKEDLNFALGQSRFRSGDALHITSVERSADSLTVTGEYELTSQDGATLGLYITSLESPPKGILNGPNQQVVVKKGRGQFSLTLPQPYPGLPHLTFYKLAPPSNHNAFGAIYFGTKAEAEASHKLNLNYLAHDAPDPTVTNKYLLEKLDRIVLPHIQFRGATLEEVVEFLNVKAKEYDTAEPDETRKGVPFIVVHSPGTENILSLELKKVSLGEAVRYVSELAEMKFKVEPHAVIFIPATGSTPLIKATPAPAQIQKGRAGELGRKIILPQVQFKEATLEEAAEFIRNKVQTACDRMEESPLNIIIKPGAPAGIKISLSLKEVPLVEALRYLAELSNHTLQWDDHSFILEPR, encoded by the coding sequence ATGAACCTGTCTGCCCAACTCTTTGAATGGGTGCTCGCCACCAGCCTTCGTGCTTCACTTCTTACAGGAGCCGTGCTCTTGATCCAGGCCGCTTTGCATCGGTATCTCACCCCCCGCTGGCGCTACGCTCTGTGGCTGCCTGTTCTCGCCACACTGCTCATGCCGAGCCTGCTGGAAAGCCGATGGAGCGCAGAAACCCTCCTCTCTTCCACGGCAGAGGAATCCGTGATTCCACCAGCCGCGCAGCCTCTTCCAATCGTCATGGAAATGGACGCCCTAGCGGTCACAATCCCACCCGTCGCCGCAAAGCCTTTTGACTGGCAGTTCGCCCTTACCACGACCTGGGCCGTAGGCTGCGGCGCATTGCTGATCTGTGGAACCGTTTCCCTTTGGCTCACCTTGCGGCGCTATCGGTGCAGCGCCATTCCAGCACCTGCCGATCTTCTCCATGAAATCGAGCAACTGGCAGCCGAGATGCATCTGAACCGCCTACCGCGTGTCTTGGTGTCTCCTCGGGTGAGCAGCCCCGCCACCACCGGAGTGTGGCGCCCTACTTTAATGTTACCCTCTCGGTTAGGCGATCAATTCACTCCGGCGGAAATCCGCCTCATTCTCAAGCATGAACTCATGCATCTAAAGCGCGGGGACCTGCCGATGAATCTGCTGCTCTGTGGGCTAATGGCCGTGCATTGGTTCAATCCCCTACTCTGGCTGGCGTTCTTTAAAGCCCGCACGGATCGCGAAGCCGCCTGCGATGCCCAAGTGCTGACCCATGGCTCCAAGGAATGTCGCCTCCACTATGGCCATGCCCTGCTGAAGATGGAGTCCGCTTTCGGCCCTCATGGTTTGAGTCTGGGTTTTGTCGGCATCTTCCAGCGCGGGGCCGCTCTGCGCACCCGCATCCAGGCCATTGCGCGATTTCAAAGATCTCATCCCCTCATGCGCATGCTCGTGGTGAGCGCGATGGCGGTGCTGACTTTCCTGGGCAGCACCCGTGCCCAGACGCCCCAAGGCACTACGGACAAGGAAGACCTCAACTTCGCTCTAGGTCAGTCACGTTTCCGCAGCGGGGATGCACTGCACATCACGTCCGTAGAAAGGTCGGCGGATTCTCTCACCGTCACGGGTGAGTATGAACTGACCAGCCAAGATGGAGCCACCCTGGGGCTCTACATCACCTCGCTGGAGTCGCCGCCCAAAGGCATCTTAAACGGACCTAACCAACAAGTCGTTGTGAAGAAAGGACGCGGCCAGTTTTCTCTCACCCTGCCCCAACCTTACCCTGGCCTGCCACATTTGACTTTCTACAAACTCGCCCCCCCGAGCAATCACAACGCCTTCGGCGCGATCTACTTTGGCACGAAGGCTGAAGCGGAAGCTTCGCACAAGCTCAACCTCAACTACCTGGCTCACGATGCCCCCGACCCCACCGTTACGAACAAGTACTTGCTGGAAAAACTCGACCGCATCGTGCTTCCACATATCCAGTTCCGTGGAGCTACCCTAGAGGAAGTCGTGGAGTTTTTAAACGTGAAAGCCAAGGAGTATGACACCGCTGAACCCGATGAGACTCGAAAAGGCGTTCCCTTCATAGTCGTACATAGCCCAGGCACCGAGAACATCCTCAGTCTGGAACTCAAAAAAGTCTCGTTAGGAGAGGCTGTTCGATACGTCAGCGAACTGGCGGAGATGAAATTCAAAGTCGAACCGCATGCCGTAATCTTCATCCCTGCCACCGGTTCCACTCCATTGATAAAGGCCACTCCAGCCCCTGCTCAAATCCAAAAGGGCCGAGCCGGTGAACTGGGCCGCAAAATCATCCTGCCCCAGGTCCAGTTCAAAGAAGCCACCTTGGAAGAGGCCGCTGAATTCATTCGAAACAAAGTGCAAACTGCCTGTGATCGCATGGAGGAATCTCCCCTCAATATCATCATCAAACCCGGTGCTCCTGCCGGCATCAAGATCAGCCTCAGTCTCAAGGAGGTGCCTCTGGTGGAAGCCTTGCGCTACCTCGCTGAACTCTCGAACCATACGCTTCAATGGGATGATCACAGTTTCATCCTGGAGCCCCGTTGA